In the genome of Candidatus Methylomirabilota bacterium, the window CAGGGAGGAGACTGACCAGGTAGCGAAAGAAGAGGAACGGCGCGGCCGAGAGGACCAGGATGTGGCCGAGCGCGAACAGCGCCAGGGACACGCAGACGCGGAGCGCGGGCCAGCTCTGCTGCTGCGGCCTACCGAACGTCAGGAGGGAGCGAGCGGCGACGAGTGCCGTCAGGAGCACGACGGAGCACGCGTACAGCTCGGTCCAGGATAGGTACTGCCACGCCCTTACGGCGAAGGTTTGGACGGACAAGTCGGCGACGGTGTAGCTCACCTTTCCCCGCACCTCGAAGATCGCCAGCCACGAGAGGTTGATCGCGAGCGCCGCCACCACCGCGCCGATCAGCCGGAGCGCGGCGCGCGTCTCGAACCAGACCGCCACGAACGCCAGGGCGAGGCCGGCAGCGGTCGCGAAAAAGACGAGGTAGTTCGCGTGGAAGAGGACGGTCATCGCGAGCGCCAGGCCGAGCAGCGCACCTCGACGGTCACGAACCAGGGCGAAGAAAAAGTACAGCACCCAGATGCCTGCCAGCACGGCAATAGCGTAGTAGCGGGTCTGGCGCACATAGAGCAGGAACGGCACCGACAGCACCAGGATGGCGGCGGCCAGGAGCGCGAGCCCGCGGTCCCCGAAGAGCGAGACGCCGAGGACGTAGAGCGATACGATCGCGAGCACGCCGAGCGCGGCGAAGGGGAGGCGGGCGGTCAGCGTGTCAGCGCCGAAGAGCTTGAAGGACAGGGCCGTGACGTAGAACTGCGCCCAGGGGGTCTGGCGCCAGAGGTAGTTGGCGTCGTAATCGGTCCCGCATCTCTGAGAAATCAGGTCACGCCCGTCCCATGCGATGGGCACGCCGAATCGGAGGACGCGTTGGGCGAGGAGAGCGGTTTCCGCCTCGTCCTCCCACAGGTAGCGGTCGTCAAGGTTGGTGAAGATCAGCGCCGCGCCCAGGGCGGTGATGAGCGCTAACATGCCGAGCGGCCGACTCATCGCGCCTTCCTTCGCATCGCGCAGCGACTGTCGTGGAATCCCGCGCGGTTGTCAACGGGGGTCGGGCGCAACGAACGTGCCCGCTGTCATCGCGCATTCAGCACCCTGTCGAGCGAGTTAGGTCCGCGATGAGAGTCATGAGACGCATGACAGGGCGGACCCGGCGGGGCGAGGCATGGTCCGCTCGCCGGGCGTCATCGCCGGGTCCCAGCGGAGACGACGATTGCGAAGCGCTGAGAATCGGATACTGTAGTCGCCGTGCTCACGCTGAACCAGCATCCGGTCCACTCCGACGCGAACTACGCCGAGAAGCACACCCGGCACGGGCAGCTCGTCCTGGGCCGCTCGTGTTCGCGATCGGGATAGGAATGACAGTCGCAGACATTTCAGGACGGGCCATTGCCAATCTCGAAATAGAGCGGAGACTCGGGTCACGAACCAGCGCGGCGAGGTCGTGATGACCTTCCGCCGTAAGGCCCTCGTGCCGAAGAAGAACCACGCGACGCTGGGAGAGGGAAAGCTGCCCGGATGAGCGGCCCGCCGCTCGACGGCCTCCGCGTCGTCGCCGTCTCCCAGTTCGGCGCGGGTCCCTTCGGGACCCAGGCGCTCGCCGAGCTCGGCGCCGAG includes:
- a CDS encoding glycosyltransferase family 39 protein, yielding MSRPLGMLALITALGAALIFTNLDDRYLWEDEAETALLAQRVLRFGVPIAWDGRDLISQRCGTDYDANYLWRQTPWAQFYVTALSFKLFGADTLTARLPFAALGVLAIVSLYVLGVSLFGDRGLALLAAAILVLSVPFLLYVRQTRYYAIAVLAGIWVLYFFFALVRDRRGALLGLALAMTVLFHANYLVFFATAAGLALAFVAVWFETRAALRLIGAVVAALAINLSWLAIFEVRGKVSYTVADLSVQTFAVRAWQYLSWTELYACSVVLLTALVAARSLLTFGRPQQQSWPALRVCVSLALFALGHILVLSAAPFLFFRYLVSLLPAFALLEAAVIRALWSANRLAAVAGCALLLFVDRADLVHASLGSTPAKYVYEITHHVPGPIGGIVRHLRDHAKPGERIFISYGDLPLRFYTDLEVRGGLGCQGFAGWPLPDWIIDRFFRFGTNERGSSPGSAEDAERTHRYLREIPVTRYDETRLPVVDTVWENIPEPNMHIYRAPTDGRRITVHRKVLP